gatgcccacacaagtgcaatagtggcacacagccatggtggggaaccaactgctcttgatttggctaactgatcccctcagtggtacgagacccatagctggagctgggaaacaagtcagaaccatacccaaacataagcccactctccaatatcaagctaccatcaatcatggggtacaagagggcctacacctatcaaactctccatcaaaaaagtaattgttatctcaattttctgggtgctaacttactctccgttggagaatctgcttctctttttcagatagatgcagatcctaaggagagagctgcaccaacatacctcaaaaggggcccaactgaaactaaggacaattggcgaaacaagcaagagtgatgttttcctgatgaaccggataccagcacaaaggggaaggagaccaacacagagaaaaatcaactcctaccaaatcagagagccagagcctcagaggcccccaacacctcagcactgaagcagaccaaaaatgaacccaacatggctcagggaaattttgcggaagagggggaggaaagaatgtcagagtcacatgttgggtcatgatatgcagagacatttatcataccaataactgtgggctaactccacaaagcacgacccatttacatcaacaaggagggttcaatgggaaggggtagatcatggatgagcctaaacaatggtaccaaactgcctgtatttgctgaaaagaaaaataataaattaaatttaaaaaattagtatataaaatataaggtttcattatggtattttcaagcatattttgtgtgtgtgtgggggggttatgTGCAGGTTTATGTGtgccatgcatgcatgtgggggaTCAAAGGACAATGTCAAGTGTTTTtcctcaccttctgccttgtttgaggcagggtatctttGCTGTTCATTGTTGCACAGGTTAAGCTGGCTGGACTGTGAGCTtcaggaaattcttctgtctccacctcccatcttgtcaTAGGAGTCCCAGGATCACAAATGCcagccagctttatgtgggttctgggaatctgcactcaggtcttcatgcatgcatagcaagcactttactcacagagccatctccccagcccagtcatTTGTTTCTGTTGGTCCTCCTGTTTCCTCTTACGTGTCTTCCTGATTTCTTGTATTCTTCAGCCCCAGGAGactcctttctactttcatgtcacctGTGTTCTATTGCCCCACTCCCTCAGTGACTCCTTTTCTCCTCTTGTGATTTCCTTTCTAGTTTCATAACCACATTCACAACTTCATATgtacgtgtgagtgtgtgtgtgtgtgtgtgtgtgtgtgtatgtgtgattccccaggatccatgcaagacagatgcacaagatggtgcatgcatctagagtttgtctgcagcagcattTCTTTCtgccaaatgaataaaaataaaattttttaaaaaataatgggtttcattatgtcaTTAGTGGAAATTTTTGATCCCTTGTCTAACACCAAGTCAATGATGGCCTTCTGTCCTCATTGCTGCCAGTTTTAGAGACACTAAAGAGCATTTCCTGGGTTGCAGGAGTGTCACTTCCAGGGGAGACTTGGCCACCTGTCCTAAAGGTAAGTGCAAAGGTCCATTGTTCAGACTATCTGAAAATCCCCTGggacttccttcctcccttgtcCTGACTGGAGCTTCCATATCTCCTTTGATAGGGTTCTGGTCCAGCCTGTAGTCTCACCCTCCACACCAGCTCCAGGTCTCTCAGGACATTAGTGTCCATACTTCCCAGGTCCTGTCCAGGCATTCTGCACACATTCCCTGATCTGGAGCTTCCAGCCACTTTGTTCCACCTCCACTCCACAACTCCCACTAAACTTCTTGTCTTCCCCCCTGCAGGCTTTTTAGTTACTGGCTGTACGTGTGGCTCTGCCTGTGGTTCATGGGATGTGCGTGCTGAGGCCACATGTCATTGCTAATGTACTGGCATGGATTGGACAGGACACAGTGACTCTGAAGGTCCCCTAAGAgagttgtgtgtgtggtttgcaggggtgggggggggaggagaagagcAGACCCAAGCTTGGGGACTTGAAATAAACCAGAGATGATGGAAGTGATAAGATGATGAAGTGGTATAggctctgtgttttctttttgtaaaaagatttaaaatttttaaatttatttgagatgtgagaaagaaaggaaaacacagatagagaatgggcatcagggcctccagccactgtaaacaaactccaggtgtgtgtgccactttgtgcatctggctttatgtggcttctagggtcctttggcttttcaggcaagcactttaactgctaagccatttcttccacCCTGTGTGGTTTCTTTAGTCAGAGAGGGGCATGGGAGACTTCTGTGGAGGACtgccactttttgtgtgtgtgcatatgtgtgatatatgtgcatgtttatatgcCTGTTCATATATGTGCATGGACTgaatttgtatgcatgtggaggtcagaggtccagATATCAGGCGTTTTCCTCAtttgctcttcaccttatttatttacttaattattaatttttgaggtagggtctcactctagcccaggctgacctggaattcactatgtagcctcagggtggcctcaaactcatggtgatcctcctacccctgcctcccaagtgctgggattaaaggcatgcaccagcacgcccagctctccaccttattttctgagacagtgtctcttaattaacctagagttcactgatttggctagtctagctagctagcttgcttgCTCTGGAGATCCTCTCCTGATTACAGATGCTTACCTCCATGTCTGCcatttttgtgggttctgggatctgatctcaggtcttcatgtgtATGTTGCAAGTGccttactgactgaaccatttccttagtgctgtgtgtgtgtagtttgtttttaaaattaaaaaatactttatttattttgtggagagagagagaatgaatgggatgctagggccttttgctgctgcaaatcaactcgaGATACATGCAatttgctttgtgcatctggctttatgtgggtactagggaattgaaccctggcaagcaggcttcataagcaagtgcctttaattgctgagccatctccccatcccattcttaaaaaaaattattgaaaattttaatatataaacatattgaaaATTGATCATATTCACACTGTCCCCTCCCCCCTATTTagctgagagccctcctcagtggggttataagtattcactgtggggttatgaatacAATCAGTCTCTGTGTGGTGGAAAAtgtctcaggatactccttcttACCTGTGAATCTTACACTCTTTCTATCCCAGTTCCtcaatgttccctaagcccttggagggtgtgttgtAAGTCTCCTTTCGTTTTGAGCTTtcagcagcctcttattttctgctttgatacatttgaatctcctcactgtctacttcCATCTCCCTAAAGGagattctcaggctagcagtgggagTAGCACTCATATGTAATCTGCAGGATTTCTTGGGTCCTGGCTGGTATGATAAAGATGACTCCATCTCATGCTAGGTCGTcagctttttcctttctctctctttcaaatattttatttttatttacttatttaacagagaaggagggggagagagagagagagagagaatgggcatgccaggccctccagccactgtaaacgaactccagacatgtgtgcccccttgtgcatctagcttatgtgggtcctggagaatcaaatttaggtcttaggctttgcaggcaaacacactaaccactaagctatccctccatccctattttttttttttcaaggtagggtcttgttctagcccaaactgacctgaaattaactatgaaGTCAGAGTGTcctcgaaatcacagtgaccctcctacctctgctgggattaaaggcatatactgcCACAcctgaatttcttttcttatcaTTCTGGAGAGTCTTAGGTCTCCCTGGTATTCGCTGCCATCTGGATGAAGCCTATTCAATGCACTGTCACTGGTCTTGCACATGAATGCTAgagttgaggctggccttgaactcctgatcttcctgcttttactttctgagcactgggattataaacttgAATTACCATGCCCAACTTCAGCTATAACTTCCTTCTgtaccctttccttccattttttctCCAAAAATAGAAcccattagccaggtgtggtggtacacacctagttccagcacttgggaggcagaggtaggaggattgccttgagatcaagctcaccctgagattacatagtgaatttcaggtcatcctgagctagagtgaaaccctaccttgaaaaacaacaacaaaaaaatgtaactCATTCTTCCTTAATAATTAAGACTCATGATGGCCTTCAGGAGGGGGTAGAGAGTCTAATCTGTGTGTCACCTTGGAAGTCACTGTTCTGATTCTGGATGCCCCCCAAAATTCTCTGTGGGTGCTAAGCCCTCTGCATCCCCAAAGCCAAAGTGAACTCTGaatgggagaagagaagagagaaagaaaacgagAGAGAAGCTAAAACACAGAGGATGACGCAAAATCCAAAGATGAGAGCAAGAAGAACGTACATGCTCATGATGGCTGTGTGCAACCAAAGAGGAACCTTGGAAGTGTTGGGTGGTGTCTTGGGCTGGCCTGGTTCTAGGACAGAGACAACCAGGTAACCTTCAAAGCCCAATCCAGCCAACCAGACCATCAATATTGTCTCCaagtgtgtgtgatatgcattgtgtatatgtgtgctttgGTATATGCAGTgctatatatgcacacatgagaACAGAGAAGCACACCAAATGTCCTCTAGCAGTCCTCCATCTTATTTCCACAAGGcatgacactgtaaacaaactccagacatatatgctactttgtgcatttggctttatgtgggtactggggaattgaacctgtccatcaggctttgcaagcaagcacatttggcctctgagacatcttcccagatCCTTGGTTATTATTGTATATTTATActcattatattattttatttaaaattttttttttttgctgcatatgtgtgtgtgtgtatgcatgtgtatgtgtgagtacaGTGAGGCCAGAGGCTAACATagaatgtcttcctcagtcattctctactttattttatttgagagagagagagagagagagagagagagagagagagagagagagagagagaattggcacgacagggtctcagccactgcaatcaaactccagatgcttgcactacctagtgggcatgtgtgaccttgtgcttgcctcacctttgttcatctggcttatgtgggatttggagagtagaacatgggtccttaagcttctcaggcaagcaacttaaccgctaagcaatctctccagccctccttattttttaatttttttttaacatttatttttatttatttgaaagaggcagatagcgagagaatgggtgtgccaggctggaaatgaactccagatgcatgcgctagtTTGTGTGCTTGGCTTACATTGATCCTGGGGGatggaacttggatcctttggctgtgcaggcaagcaccttaaccactaagccatctctacagcccaacttacttttttttttttgaagcagagtctcttgctgaacctggagctgtcaaTTTAGCTAGTTTGCCAGCAAACCctggggatcctcttgtctctgcctcccaagtactgaaattacagGTAATGCTGCCATACTAGCTGAGTGCTGGTTATCCAAACTCAGCTCATtgtgctttcacagcaagcactttactgaccaagCCATCTTCCTACCCCAGAGCCCTGAATAATCTATCACAGAGCTCCTTAAACCCCTATCCTTCACTCCCTACATACAGGAATAGATCCCTAAGTTACAGGTAGAGTCTACTTGTGAATGGGAAGGAATCTTTGCAGGGGCTGGGAATGCAAACATCACAATATGTTCTCACACATGCAGATACAGtttcaaataattaattataacTAGCACATATGGGGCACTTATACTCTCCTGAACACAACAATATAAAACCTCAGGTAGATGACTTCTttgatttttgtatttctctGGGGCTTAGGATATACCATCACCTGTGGTAAATGATTGGTAAACATTGAATAAACAGTCACATAGACACTTAGATAAACTTAGATGTATACATGTTACATGTGCACACAGTTTCACaagacacatacacaacacagAATTCACTCAGCATGGTACTACAGTTTTGATGAGTATTTGCCAAAAGTATGCAAAGGTTTGTGGGTCAAAGGGTTGGATCCCAGGGTGGCACTATTGAGAGATCTGTGGACTTAAGGGATGGAGCTTATCAGAAGGTTCTTATGTCATTGGGAGGTGTGCTTTCAAAATGGATTGTGAAACTGTTGTCAGCATTAAATAGATAAAcgaataataaagaaataaatatgttttaacatAGTAACAGTTTAATGAACTTTTTATAGTAACAGAATAAAGAAAGTCACAAATCAAGACACTTCAAATATATTGGTGAAAATGTTAGGCCTGCAGATTTTGGCAAAGCTGGGAAATGTCAGCTTCAGCAGTCACTTTTCTGATTGTTGGGAAGTTTGATCATGGTGGAGACAACATGGCAGAAGCAGATGGCTGGGCATCATATCTCATCATTAGGGAGGAAGCAGTGAGAGTAAGCTGAGTGTGGCAAGCAGAGctgcccatccccagtgacatacttcctccagtaaggttcAAGGTTTTGAAGGCTTCACAACCTTTCTAAAAAGTGCCACCAACTGTGGATTacttattcaaacacatgagtctatggggacattttacatttaagccACTACAAGGCCACAGATGATATCTGATGATATTCATTTTTACCCTCAGAATTGGTAAAAGTCAGGGGTCTGtttgtatattaaaaaataatttatttggctggagggatggcttagcagttaaggcgtttgcctataaagtcaaaggacccaggtttgattctctagaacctatgtaagcaagatgcacatggtggcacatgcatcaggagttcatttgcagcagtgggaggctctggcatgcccattccctctggcactctttctgtctctcaaataaataaaaataacatattaaaaaaggaattgctgggctggagaagtggcttagtggttaagtgtttgcctgtgtagcctaaggacccaagttcgaggcttgattctccaggactcatgttagctagatgcacaaaggggcacatgcatctggagtacatttgcagtgactggtggccctggcatgcccattctctctctctctctgcctgtttctctctgtctgtcgtctcaaataaacaaaattaaaaaaaaaaaaaagaattgctgggcatggtggtgcatgccttttttttattaacaacttccatgattataaaaagatcccatggtaataccctcccacccccactttcccctttgaaactccattctccatcacatcccctccccatctcagtctctctcttattttgatgtcatgatcttttcctcctattatgatggtcttgggtaggtagtgtcaggcactatgaggtcatggatattcaggccattttgtttctgcgGGGGAGCACGCTGTAAGAAGTCCTGCCCTTCTGTTGGCAATTctaaccctgagccttggacggtttgacagagatattgcagtgctgagcactccggtcacttcttttcagcaccatgatgccttctgagactcccaaggtcactgccatatgaaaagagaagattctctacctaaagtgagagtagcattaatataagggtacgaacattaagacaagtgcttactgggcagtttgataagcatagtatatatgttgagccagacatcagcagatgttacacccctagggctcctgaatacccttgttttaagtttttactatcagggatgtattccctcccttggagcgggcctccaatccaattagggtgcagttggtttctaccatgacagatgtgccactattgcacctgttgacacatttggcctggctggccaaatataaggcttgcagtgttcattgttgagtatcttctctggtgTTTTCtcattctcccattgaactgcacgcagaatggcttcttccaactttctgtcagctggtctacatggaggaggttatcagctcaggtccagcaggatttc
The genomic region above belongs to Jaculus jaculus isolate mJacJac1 chromosome 5, mJacJac1.mat.Y.cur, whole genome shotgun sequence and contains:
- the Retn gene encoding LOW QUALITY PROTEIN: resistin (The sequence of the model RefSeq protein was modified relative to this genomic sequence to represent the inferred CDS: substituted 1 base at 1 genomic stop codon); the protein is MWSTSLCSMDEAIKKKVKEDGSSLRTLIHCWSVTSRGDLATCPKGFLVTGCTCGSACGSWDVRAEATCHCXCTGMDWTGHSDSEGIDP